In a genomic window of Methanosarcina horonobensis HB-1 = JCM 15518:
- the cfbE gene encoding coenzyme F430 synthase, whose product MGLLRKKLAVLDLTHGGIPIAKKLAALGNDVSGVDVYGTVDQALLGELEEKYGIRCSKVPLPISEFDFLVVPVHLNPAYSMLAEARAEGKAVLSHHEAVGKILQDSLELSGTRIIEVTGVKAKTSTASLLADMLSRRFKVVLHTSRGLEAWEKGSPSLVHRGLSITPGSILTAIEKSLEAGVRPNFFIFEISIGGTGTADFGILTTISPDYGIANNTALASDAKLQLILNAKSGSTLLLNAGAKKVLEAAKGSQAKILTFKDPFYSEAHPEISETPDFVLETEETLNTNEVPGSTLHFLRTGEEIFSASLRPGYNNSAYRTAFVAASVSALELGIEIKDIVCVLEQFRGLSGRMQEKELNGTALIDNSNSGMDILSAEKALEYALLKKKDEKKKSIILVLGEEASQVCEGLPPASVQGFVEKFGTKCRHIILVGQRMGEVTADNASYAGSLPEGLSKASELAGTEDIILSSVKCFR is encoded by the coding sequence ATGGGCCTGCTGCGGAAGAAGCTCGCCGTGCTCGACCTTACTCACGGCGGCATTCCAATCGCAAAAAAGCTTGCAGCCCTCGGAAATGATGTTTCCGGGGTGGACGTTTACGGGACCGTAGATCAGGCGCTTCTAGGGGAGCTTGAGGAGAAGTACGGCATCCGCTGTTCAAAAGTTCCCCTCCCCATCTCCGAATTTGATTTTCTGGTAGTGCCCGTACATCTCAATCCCGCCTATTCCATGTTAGCGGAAGCCAGAGCGGAAGGAAAAGCTGTTCTTTCACATCACGAAGCCGTAGGGAAAATCCTGCAGGATAGCCTTGAGCTCTCAGGAACAAGGATAATTGAAGTAACAGGCGTAAAAGCAAAAACGAGTACTGCATCCCTGCTGGCTGACATGCTCTCCCGCAGGTTTAAAGTCGTGCTCCATACCTCACGCGGGCTTGAAGCCTGGGAAAAAGGCTCTCCTTCTCTAGTTCACAGGGGCTTGAGTATTACTCCGGGAAGTATCCTGACAGCCATTGAAAAAAGCCTTGAGGCAGGAGTCAGGCCGAATTTTTTCATCTTTGAAATCTCTATCGGAGGTACGGGTACTGCAGATTTCGGGATCCTGACTACTATCTCCCCTGATTACGGGATTGCAAATAATACTGCCCTTGCAAGTGATGCAAAACTTCAGCTTATCCTTAATGCAAAATCAGGAAGCACCCTTCTTCTCAATGCAGGGGCCAAAAAAGTCCTTGAAGCTGCAAAAGGAAGCCAGGCAAAGATTCTCACCTTTAAAGACCCCTTTTATTCAGAGGCGCATCCAGAGATTTCTGAGACTCCTGACTTTGTTCTGGAAACTGAAGAAACGTTAAACACTAACGAAGTTCCAGGCTCGACCCTGCACTTTCTCAGGACAGGCGAAGAAATCTTTTCAGCTTCCCTGCGCCCGGGATATAACAATTCGGCATACAGGACAGCTTTTGTTGCAGCCTCTGTTTCAGCTCTCGAACTTGGGATTGAGATAAAAGATATTGTTTGCGTGCTCGAGCAATTCAGAGGGCTTTCAGGCAGGATGCAGGAAAAAGAGCTTAACGGAACTGCTCTGATCGACAACTCAAACTCCGGAATGGATATCCTTTCTGCGGAAAAGGCTCTTGAGTATGCTCTTCTGAAGAAAAAGGACGAAAAAAAGAAAAGTATAATCCTTGTCCTCGGAGAAGAAGCCTCACAGGTCTGTGAAGGGTTACCTCCTGCCTCAGTACAGGGGTTTGTAGAAAAATTCGGTACAAAGTGCAGACATATCATACTCGTCGGGCAGAGAATGGGGGAGGTAACTGCTGATAATGCTTCTTATGCAGGCAGCCTTCCTGAAGGGTTATCGAAAGCTTCGGAACTTGCAGGAACAGAAGATATAATCCTTTCTTCAGTGAAATGTTTCCGCTGA
- the cfbA gene encoding sirohydrochlorin nickelochelatase, with translation MTEKLGILAIGHGSKLPYNKEVVSQIADFIAQKHSDVIVRAGFMENSEPTLEEAIAGFSGTGVTKIAAVPVFLASGVHITKDIPNILGLDKNGCGTIEIDGKEVPLSYAKPLGADELIADLVFKRVQESL, from the coding sequence ATGACTGAGAAACTCGGAATCCTGGCCATCGGCCACGGGAGCAAGCTTCCTTACAACAAGGAAGTAGTTAGCCAGATCGCAGATTTCATCGCACAGAAGCACTCTGATGTTATTGTCAGAGCAGGATTTATGGAAAACAGCGAACCAACCCTCGAAGAAGCAATTGCAGGCTTTTCGGGTACAGGAGTAACAAAGATTGCAGCAGTACCTGTTTTCCTGGCATCCGGCGTTCATATCACAAAGGACATTCCGAATATCCTTGGTCTGGATAAAAATGGCTGCGGAACCATTGAAATCGATGGAAAAGAAGTCCCCCTCAGCTATGCAAAGCCACTCGGTGCTGACGAACTGATCGCTGACCTCGTCTTTAAGAGGGTCCAGGAGTCCCTGTAG
- the cfbD gene encoding Ni-sirohydrochlorin a,c-diamide reductive cyclase catalytic subunit translates to MTQKEISIIHPRPSSIVAALYTLRDLNVDVAILHGPPGCSFKHARLLEEDGIHVVTTGLDENGFVFGGHDRLVQVINKSIELFNPKILGVVGTCASMIIGEEMHEAVLEANPDIPVIEVEVHAGYHNNTKGVLFALESALDAGIIDHKEFERQEYLLIKATEVEKKFGAASKEYLAPSRGDLKYKVAKRLIELLKEGKKGLVIMNAKKETGYMFADITLAVNEVAETLGKKENLVNMANIDPELGLPRVRQHAEYIMRDFIAHGVEIHEIIGGMDEYPVAGEKVNELIKEKYSDYDFAVITGVPHAIPMDNLRQMELISITNGPRQVLPLKEIGHEHVMVEIDLHPKTLGVSEIVESEFGATLREVAKEA, encoded by the coding sequence ATGACTCAAAAAGAGATTTCAATCATTCACCCCCGCCCAAGTTCAATCGTTGCGGCTCTTTATACCCTCAGGGACTTAAATGTCGATGTTGCAATCCTGCATGGTCCTCCAGGCTGTTCCTTCAAACATGCGAGACTGCTTGAAGAGGACGGCATCCATGTAGTTACTACAGGACTTGATGAAAACGGCTTTGTTTTCGGAGGCCATGACCGGCTTGTACAGGTTATTAACAAGTCTATCGAACTCTTTAACCCGAAAATCCTGGGAGTTGTCGGCACCTGTGCAAGCATGATAATAGGAGAGGAAATGCACGAAGCCGTACTCGAAGCAAACCCGGATATCCCTGTTATTGAAGTCGAAGTGCACGCAGGTTATCACAATAATACAAAAGGTGTGCTTTTTGCCCTTGAATCCGCTCTTGATGCCGGGATAATTGACCATAAAGAGTTCGAGCGCCAGGAATACCTCCTTATAAAGGCCACGGAGGTTGAAAAGAAGTTCGGGGCTGCAAGCAAAGAGTACCTTGCTCCTTCCAGAGGAGACCTTAAATATAAGGTTGCAAAGCGGCTGATCGAGCTCCTCAAGGAAGGAAAAAAAGGGCTCGTAATAATGAATGCAAAAAAGGAAACAGGCTATATGTTTGCAGATATCACCCTTGCGGTTAATGAGGTTGCAGAGACCCTCGGGAAAAAGGAAAACCTGGTCAATATGGCAAATATCGATCCCGAACTCGGGCTTCCGAGGGTCAGGCAGCATGCCGAATATATTATGCGAGACTTCATAGCTCACGGGGTTGAAATCCATGAAATCATCGGCGGCATGGATGAGTACCCGGTTGCCGGGGAAAAGGTCAATGAGCTCATAAAGGAAAAATACAGCGATTACGATTTTGCGGTTATCACAGGTGTTCCGCACGCAATCCCTATGGATAACCTGCGGCAGATGGAATTGATCTCTATTACGAACGGTCCGAGGCAGGTCCTTCCCCTAAAAGAGATTGGGCATGAGCATGTTATGGTTGAGATCGACCTCCACCCAAAGACCCTCGGAGTCAGCGAGATAGTGGAATCCGAGTTCGGAGCCACATTAAGAGAAGTTGCAAAGGAAGCCTGA
- the cfbC gene encoding Ni-sirohydrochlorin a,c-diamide reductive cyclase ATP-dependent reductase subunit, giving the protein MKKQKIIAIYGKGGIGKSSTASNVAAACAEAGKKVMIIGCDPKSDSSITLLGGRRIPTILDLLREGVDVKEKDIVFEGYAGVKCVEAGGPEPGIGCAGRGIIVAIQKLKSVSGDLLKEQDLIIYDVPGDIVCGGFVAPVRKGFVNEAYVLTSGEYMPLYAANNICKGLSKIGMPLSGVICNSRNASREEEIVRKFSEEIGSQLMAFIPKRQAVQDWEREGYSVMEKAPDSDIAEVYRQLGKAILENEKKVMADHLSDERLREMTK; this is encoded by the coding sequence TTGAAAAAACAAAAGATCATTGCAATTTACGGAAAGGGCGGCATAGGTAAATCAAGCACTGCTTCAAACGTTGCAGCTGCCTGTGCGGAAGCTGGTAAGAAAGTCATGATCATAGGCTGCGACCCTAAAAGCGACTCCTCAATAACCCTTCTCGGAGGGCGGAGAATTCCGACCATTCTCGACCTCCTCCGTGAAGGTGTGGATGTAAAGGAAAAAGATATTGTCTTTGAAGGGTATGCAGGCGTCAAATGCGTGGAAGCCGGAGGTCCTGAACCCGGTATAGGCTGTGCAGGGCGCGGGATTATAGTTGCAATCCAGAAACTGAAAAGCGTCTCAGGAGACCTTTTGAAAGAACAGGATCTCATCATTTACGATGTGCCTGGAGATATCGTATGTGGGGGATTTGTTGCCCCTGTCAGGAAGGGTTTTGTAAATGAGGCATACGTCCTGACCTCAGGAGAATACATGCCCCTTTATGCAGCAAATAACATTTGCAAAGGGCTTTCCAAAATAGGGATGCCTCTTAGCGGGGTAATCTGCAATTCCAGAAACGCGAGCAGAGAAGAGGAGATTGTCAGGAAGTTTTCCGAGGAAATCGGCAGCCAGTTAATGGCTTTCATTCCAAAGCGGCAGGCAGTGCAGGACTGGGAAAGGGAAGGTTACTCTGTCATGGAAAAAGCTCCTGACTCCGATATTGCTGAGGTCTACCGCCAGCTTGGGAAGGCAATCCTGGAAAACGAAAAGAAGGTCATGGCGGACCACCTGAGCGATGAGCGATTAAGGGAAATGACAAAGTAA
- a CDS encoding DNA methyltransferase family protein, protein MKQERQFAKKLLETTYLYTDLRLLTGIFYVNGVKANVLFFEAKPAAKESWTKEVWI, encoded by the coding sequence GTGAAACAGGAGAGACAATTCGCAAAAAAACTCCTTGAGACCACATACCTGTACACAGACCTGCGCCTGCTAACAGGTATCTTTTATGTAAACGGCGTAAAGGCAAACGTGCTTTTCTTTGAAGCAAAACCCGCAGCTAAAGAGTCCTGGACAAAAGAGGTGTGGATCTAG